A region of Clostridium acetobutylicum ATCC 824 DNA encodes the following proteins:
- a CDS encoding HD-GYP domain-containing protein — MSMQKKTKDIQLKTSEENIKIFGFLDLGAFVAALYINKNIYFNLVILAVTILATIYLMGINDKKQYETAKLVTTLAKTLELRDNYTAVHSKSVAEYARFIAEKLKYSEEDCEKVFIGALLHDIGKIGISDTILNKPLKLTEDEYKTIQEHPQIGFSILELNEDFKENKILDMILYHHERYDGMGYPSGLKGNEIPQCASIVAVADAFDAMTSNRVYRKGKDRSFAVKEIIKNSGTQFDPQVVAAFIEYLSENMDSVKCEDELLVI; from the coding sequence ATGAGTATGCAAAAAAAAACCAAGGATATTCAATTGAAAACTTCTGAGGAGAATATTAAAATATTTGGATTTTTAGATTTGGGTGCATTTGTAGCTGCATTGTACATAAATAAAAATATTTATTTTAATCTTGTAATTTTAGCAGTCACAATTTTAGCTACCATTTATCTTATGGGAATAAATGATAAGAAACAATATGAAACAGCTAAACTTGTTACTACCTTGGCTAAAACGTTAGAGTTAAGAGACAATTATACAGCTGTTCATTCTAAAAGCGTAGCTGAATATGCTAGATTTATAGCAGAAAAGTTAAAATATTCAGAGGAAGATTGTGAAAAAGTATTTATTGGTGCACTTCTGCATGATATTGGGAAAATAGGTATAAGTGATACTATATTAAATAAACCCCTAAAGCTGACAGAAGACGAATACAAAACAATACAAGAACATCCACAAATTGGATTTAGCATACTGGAGTTGAATGAAGACTTTAAGGAAAACAAGATATTGGATATGATTTTATACCATCATGAAAGATATGATGGCATGGGATATCCCAGCGGTTTGAAAGGTAATGAGATTCCACAATGTGCCTCGATAGTAGCAGTAGCAGATGCCTTTGATGCAATGACTTCAAACAGAGTTTATAGAAAAGGTAAGGATAGGAGCTTTGCAGTAAAGGAAATAATTAAAAATTCGGGTACCCAATTTGATCCTCAGGTTGTGGCTGCATTCATAGAGTACTTATCTGAAAATATGGATAGTGTTAAGTGTGAAGACGAATTGCTAGTAATATAA
- a CDS encoding ABC transporter ATP-binding protein: protein MIKKLVSYIKEFKKATIVTPIFVIGEVAMEVIIPLLMSKIIDNGVGKGNIQYVCIVGAIMIIAAFASLSFGALAGKYAAKASAGFARNLRKGMYYNIQDFSFSNIDKYSTAGLITRLTTDVTNVQNAFQMIIRMFARAPIMLISAMAMCFYINSKLSLVFLGAIIFLGIFLYFIMTTVHPYFKRVFKKYDELNASVQENLTAIRAVKAYVREEHEVDKFHSASDILYKYFVKAEKIIILNAPLMQFTVYTCILLLSWLGAKMIVTKSMTTGQLMSLFTYTTNIMISLMVISMVFVMVIMAKSSAERIVEVLDEKSTLSNGEDPIYEVKDGSICFNNVDFGYSKDNMLLRNVDIKINSGETIGIIGGTGSAKSTFVQLIPRLYDVTNGSIKVGGLDVRKYDIETLRNEVSMVLQKNVLFSGSIKENLRWGNKNASDEELVEACRQAQAEEFIETLPNKYDTFIEEGGNNVSGGQKQRLCIARALLKKPKILILDDSTSAVDTKTDALIRKAFKQTIPDTTKLIIAQRISSVEDADRIIVLNDGKIDAFDTHENLIKTNNIYREVYESQMKGYDSDEEK from the coding sequence ATGATAAAGAAATTAGTAAGCTACATAAAAGAGTTTAAAAAAGCCACTATTGTTACACCAATATTTGTTATAGGTGAAGTAGCTATGGAAGTTATTATTCCACTATTGATGTCTAAAATAATTGACAATGGCGTAGGAAAAGGAAATATACAATATGTATGTATCGTTGGAGCTATTATGATAATAGCAGCTTTTGCATCTTTATCCTTCGGCGCCCTAGCTGGTAAATATGCAGCTAAGGCCTCTGCCGGATTTGCTAGAAACTTGAGAAAGGGTATGTATTACAACATACAGGACTTTTCTTTCTCGAATATAGACAAGTATTCTACAGCTGGTTTGATAACCAGATTAACCACCGATGTTACAAATGTTCAAAACGCATTTCAAATGATAATAAGAATGTTTGCAAGAGCCCCTATTATGCTAATTTCGGCCATGGCTATGTGTTTTTATATAAATTCTAAGCTGTCCCTAGTATTTTTAGGTGCAATTATTTTTCTTGGCATATTCTTGTACTTCATAATGACCACAGTTCACCCATATTTCAAAAGAGTTTTTAAAAAGTATGATGAATTAAATGCCAGTGTACAAGAAAACCTAACTGCAATTCGTGCCGTAAAAGCTTATGTTAGGGAAGAACATGAAGTTGATAAGTTTCATTCAGCTTCTGATATCTTGTATAAATACTTTGTAAAAGCAGAGAAGATTATTATACTAAATGCTCCACTAATGCAGTTTACAGTATATACTTGTATTTTGCTTTTATCCTGGCTTGGAGCAAAAATGATTGTCACAAAATCCATGACAACTGGCCAATTAATGAGTTTATTCACATATACAACTAACATAATGATAAGTTTAATGGTTATTTCTATGGTATTTGTAATGGTAATTATGGCAAAATCCTCTGCTGAAAGAATTGTAGAGGTTTTAGATGAAAAGAGTACTTTATCTAATGGTGAAGATCCTATATACGAGGTAAAGGATGGATCAATATGCTTTAATAACGTTGATTTCGGATACTCTAAAGATAATATGCTTTTAAGGAATGTAGATATAAAAATTAATTCTGGTGAAACTATAGGTATCATAGGAGGAACCGGAAGCGCAAAATCCACTTTCGTTCAACTTATTCCAAGATTATATGATGTAACAAACGGTTCTATTAAAGTTGGTGGACTAGATGTTAGAAAGTACGATATAGAAACCCTCAGAAATGAAGTTTCCATGGTGCTTCAAAAAAATGTGTTATTTTCAGGTAGCATAAAAGAAAACCTAAGATGGGGAAATAAAAACGCTTCTGATGAAGAACTTGTTGAGGCATGTAGGCAAGCTCAAGCAGAGGAATTCATAGAAACTCTCCCTAATAAATACGACACCTTCATTGAAGAAGGCGGAAACAATGTCTCCGGTGGTCAAAAACAAAGACTTTGTATTGCGAGAGCCTTACTAAAAAAACCCAAGATACTTATTTTGGATGATTCTACAAGTGCTGTAGATACAAAAACTGATGCCTTAATTAGAAAGGCTTTTAAGCAGACTATACCTGATACCACAAAACTTATAATTGCACAACGTATATCTTCCGTTGAAGATGCTGATAGAATTATTGTTTTAAATGATGGTAAAATAGACGCTTTTGATACTCATGAAAATTTGATAAAAACAAATAACATCTATAGAGAAGTCTACGAATCTCAGATGAAGGGATATGATAGTGATGAAGAAAAATAA
- a CDS encoding MarR family winged helix-turn-helix transcriptional regulator: MEDNIRIGKIILNLSNKISRQLNKEASAFGLTGVQAKLIGFIHHRSSTQDIFQKDIEEEFDIRRSSVTSALQLMEKKGYIKRVSVSDDARLKKIVLTEKGLELDKKVYDAIIKLENSLINEFDNDELHVLIDSLDRISKKIVD; the protein is encoded by the coding sequence ATGGAGGACAATATACGTATTGGTAAAATCATACTTAACCTTTCCAATAAAATTAGCAGACAGTTAAATAAAGAGGCTTCGGCTTTTGGGCTTACAGGTGTTCAGGCTAAGCTTATTGGTTTTATTCATCATAGATCATCTACACAAGACATATTTCAAAAGGATATTGAAGAAGAGTTTGATATTAGGCGTTCTTCAGTTACAAGTGCACTTCAACTTATGGAGAAAAAAGGATATATCAAAAGAGTTAGTGTCTCGGATGATGCACGTCTAAAAAAAATAGTTCTTACTGAAAAAGGCTTGGAACTAGATAAGAAGGTGTATGACGCTATTATCAAATTAGAAAACTCCTTAATAAATGAATTTGATAATGATGAGCTTCACGTATTAATTGATTCACTCGATAGAATTTCAAAAAAAATTGTTGATTAG
- a CDS encoding GH3 auxin-responsive promoter family protein, whose translation MSKVIYKISIDLGGIVKRNFEKETKNCGKVNEEVLFKILKSNDKSEIGIKFKFKDIKSIRQFKDSVPITEYKDYEKYINRMADGEGNVLMSEKVEYFGHTSGTTGKQKLVPCTKNSRRRASKYMALLVNRFCYDNFKENWNYARGMMIADIVMTTYTKGKIPICSATSGGMKGIKHLLPYLYTSPIEVMEIKDKETALYLHLLFGLEEEELLYISGVFISNILDLFRTLEKNNKALVRDIQKGSISEELNIDEGLRKVLNKKLKPNNKRAMELEKEFKKGFKGIAKRIWPNLLYIASVTGANFSIYNDKVYYYIDSIPIYSAAYGSTEAMIGINPYASKVLYVITPSAVFYEFIPIGEKGEESFDTLLLSELKLGGRYEVVITNYAGLYRYKIGDVVKVVGFYNKCPEIEFLYRKNQVLNMAAEKTNEEHLTYAIKNTIKKLNLDLVDYTTEPDNSITPGRYIFYFEFRNNMYGFSTEKLQNILDDELRVSNLAYNRARNNKKLGMLKVEVLAPNTFDLIKEALFNKGISKNQIKIPRVIINNKIVMDIINRNKIKFVKKSVI comes from the coding sequence ATGAGTAAAGTAATCTATAAAATTTCTATAGATCTTGGGGGTATAGTTAAAAGAAACTTTGAAAAAGAAACTAAAAATTGCGGTAAAGTAAACGAAGAGGTTTTGTTTAAGATATTAAAATCAAACGATAAAAGTGAAATAGGGATTAAGTTTAAATTTAAAGATATCAAGTCTATAAGACAGTTTAAAGACAGTGTTCCTATTACGGAATATAAAGATTATGAGAAGTATATAAATAGAATGGCAGATGGTGAAGGAAATGTGTTAATGAGTGAGAAGGTTGAATATTTTGGCCATACCTCCGGGACTACAGGGAAACAAAAGTTAGTTCCATGTACTAAGAATAGTAGAAGAAGAGCCTCGAAATATATGGCTTTACTTGTTAATAGATTTTGTTATGATAATTTTAAGGAAAATTGGAATTACGCCCGGGGTATGATGATAGCAGATATAGTAATGACCACATATACAAAAGGGAAAATACCAATATGTTCTGCTACCTCGGGTGGAATGAAAGGTATAAAACATTTACTTCCGTATTTGTACACTTCGCCAATAGAGGTTATGGAGATAAAGGACAAGGAAACTGCACTTTATCTCCATTTGCTATTTGGGTTAGAGGAGGAAGAACTTCTTTATATAAGTGGAGTTTTTATTTCCAATATATTAGATTTATTTAGAACTCTTGAGAAAAATAATAAGGCTTTAGTTAGGGATATACAGAAGGGAAGTATAAGTGAAGAGTTAAATATAGATGAAGGTTTGAGAAAAGTTCTAAATAAAAAGTTAAAACCTAACAATAAAAGAGCTATGGAGTTAGAAAAAGAATTCAAAAAAGGATTTAAAGGAATAGCTAAAAGGATATGGCCTAACTTATTATATATTGCCTCTGTAACAGGAGCTAATTTTTCCATATACAATGATAAGGTTTATTATTACATTGATTCAATTCCCATATATTCTGCAGCATATGGATCAACTGAGGCTATGATTGGGATTAATCCATATGCAAGCAAGGTGCTGTACGTAATTACACCAAGTGCTGTTTTTTATGAATTTATTCCTATTGGAGAAAAGGGAGAGGAGAGTTTTGATACTCTTCTTTTGTCTGAACTAAAACTAGGTGGAAGGTATGAAGTTGTTATTACGAATTACGCTGGACTTTATAGGTATAAAATTGGAGATGTTGTTAAAGTAGTGGGATTCTATAATAAATGTCCAGAAATTGAGTTTTTATATAGAAAAAATCAAGTACTTAATATGGCGGCTGAGAAAACCAATGAAGAGCATCTAACTTATGCTATAAAAAATACAATTAAAAAATTAAATTTAGACTTGGTGGATTATACAACAGAGCCGGATAATTCTATTACACCGGGTAGGTATATTTTCTACTTTGAATTTAGAAATAATATGTATGGATTTAGTACTGAAAAGCTTCAAAATATATTAGACGATGAGCTTAGGGTATCAAATTTAGCTTACAATAGAGCTAGAAACAATAAAAAGTTAGGTATGCTCAAGGTAGAGGTTTTAGCGCCAAATACCTTTGATTTAATAAAAGAGGCATTGTTTAATAAGGGAATATCAAAAAATCAAATTAAGATTCCAAGAGTTATAATAAATAATAAAATTGTTATGGATATTATTAATCGTAATAAAATTAAATTTGTGAAGAAAAGTGTAATATAG
- a CDS encoding acyl-CoA thioesterase/bile acid-CoA:amino acid N-acyltransferase family protein — MKNVKIIIEPQCSMIDEKTNILVQGLVPYEIITIKALSLDYYRIGAKNNNPDNWKWVKKTNFESFAVFKADDKGTVDLSKDAPIKGSYTRVDSMGLFWSMVSTQQQDYTLKKSLSSCPFLTSMEVILKVEVCGKELVSSKCKKLFVSSDVKCQYVTENNLVGKYFTNKNSKIKKGIIVLSGSEGGIHNASQIAALLASHGYPSLALAYFGMDTLPATLNEIPLEYFEKAIDWIITKGDISPNNLTVFGRSRGGELALLLGSTFKKITSVIAVAASPILFGTNTTKLSSWKYKGEDIPYLNLKINIISFLKNALTDKLHGRTINFSKLYTNAIKNPDAIETYMIPIENTNGSILMLSGDNDHIWPSSKLCKLGIERLKQHNFSFYYDFLEYKAGHHIYFPYQPIYKYNGSNENMAISNRESWNKILEFLQKL; from the coding sequence ATGAAAAATGTAAAAATAATTATCGAACCTCAATGTTCTATGATAGATGAAAAGACAAATATATTAGTCCAAGGACTTGTTCCTTATGAAATAATAACAATAAAAGCCCTCTCTTTAGATTATTACAGAATAGGTGCTAAAAATAATAATCCTGATAACTGGAAATGGGTAAAAAAAACTAACTTTGAATCCTTTGCAGTATTTAAGGCTGATGATAAGGGCACTGTTGACTTATCTAAGGATGCTCCAATTAAAGGTTCCTACACCAGAGTAGATTCCATGGGTTTATTCTGGTCAATGGTGTCTACACAGCAGCAAGACTATACTCTAAAAAAATCTCTATCTTCATGTCCTTTTTTGACCTCAATGGAGGTTATTCTGAAGGTTGAAGTCTGTGGTAAAGAATTAGTATCTTCAAAATGCAAAAAACTCTTTGTTTCTTCAGATGTAAAGTGTCAATACGTTACTGAAAATAATTTAGTAGGAAAATACTTTACCAATAAAAATTCCAAAATAAAAAAAGGCATAATTGTATTAAGTGGATCAGAAGGAGGAATACATAACGCATCACAGATAGCTGCACTATTAGCTTCACATGGATATCCTTCTTTAGCTCTAGCTTATTTTGGAATGGATACCCTTCCAGCTACTTTAAACGAAATCCCTCTCGAATATTTTGAAAAGGCCATAGATTGGATAATTACTAAAGGCGATATATCTCCAAATAATTTAACCGTATTTGGACGATCTAGAGGAGGTGAATTAGCCTTACTCCTTGGCAGCACCTTCAAAAAAATCACATCGGTAATTGCCGTGGCCGCAAGTCCTATTTTATTTGGTACAAATACCACGAAACTTTCAAGTTGGAAATATAAAGGTGAGGATATTCCCTATTTAAACTTAAAAATTAATATAATATCTTTTTTGAAAAATGCACTTACAGATAAACTTCATGGCAGAACTATTAACTTTTCTAAGTTATATACCAATGCCATCAAAAATCCAGATGCAATAGAGACATATATGATACCAATTGAAAACACAAATGGATCCATACTAATGCTTTCGGGTGATAATGATCACATATGGCCTTCAAGCAAACTATGTAAACTTGGTATAGAAAGACTTAAGCAACATAATTTTAGCTTCTATTATGATTTTTTAGAATATAAGGCTGGACACCATATATACTTTCCATATCAACCGATATACAAGTATAATGGTTCAAATGAGAATATGGCCATTTCAAACAGAGAAAGTTGGAATAAAATATTAGAGTTTTTACAAAAGCTTTAG
- a CDS encoding LysR family transcriptional regulator, protein MYNNINYKVLWGHSEYDGSFEIMEFRQLSYFISVAKYLSFTKAAEEHHIAQTAISQQISTLEKQLNVKLFVRNNRAVELTDAGRVLLKEADLITSRVVEAERKTKQAALGFEGSLNVGILGSSEKNFLPVILKRFHKLYPKIGINLSRNSYKKLADDMKGGHLDITFIFPYELNDISHVKYRKLFDYEICLVVNKEHRLARYKKIDVKEIKNEKFIVVGKEEAPSTVKQMRKNCMGDGFKLNVVAECKNLDTMLIMVEAGMGVALVPTCVANDSNNNISYIELENSKQIVEIGVAWMEGNMNPTLKLFLGVLSDLYWDN, encoded by the coding sequence ATGTATAATAATATAAACTATAAAGTATTATGGGGGCATTCTGAGTATGATGGGAGTTTTGAAATTATGGAATTTAGGCAGCTAAGTTATTTTATTTCTGTAGCTAAGTACCTAAGTTTTACTAAAGCCGCAGAAGAACATCATATTGCTCAAACTGCAATAAGCCAACAAATTTCTACACTAGAAAAACAGTTGAATGTAAAGTTGTTTGTTAGAAATAATCGTGCAGTGGAATTAACAGATGCGGGAAGAGTGTTGCTTAAGGAAGCTGATTTAATAACTTCAAGGGTAGTTGAGGCAGAAAGAAAAACAAAGCAGGCAGCTTTAGGCTTTGAAGGTTCTTTAAATGTAGGAATTTTAGGTTCAAGCGAAAAAAACTTTTTACCAGTAATACTTAAAAGGTTTCACAAGCTATATCCTAAAATTGGTATAAACCTTAGCAGAAATAGCTATAAAAAGCTGGCAGATGATATGAAAGGTGGACACTTAGACATTACTTTTATCTTTCCGTATGAATTAAATGATATAAGTCATGTGAAATATAGAAAGTTATTTGATTATGAAATTTGTCTTGTTGTAAATAAAGAGCATAGGTTAGCTAGGTATAAGAAAATAGATGTTAAAGAAATAAAAAATGAAAAGTTTATTGTGGTTGGAAAGGAAGAGGCTCCAAGCACGGTAAAACAAATGAGAAAAAATTGCATGGGAGATGGATTTAAGCTTAATGTAGTAGCTGAATGTAAAAATTTAGATACAATGCTTATAATGGTTGAGGCTGGTATGGGAGTAGCTTTAGTTCCAACTTGTGTGGCAAATGATTCGAATAATAATATTTCATATATAGAGCTTGAAAATAGTAAGCAGATAGTCGAAATAGGAGTAGCATGGATGGAAGGAAATATGAATCCAACGCTAAAGTTATTTCTAGGAGTTTTAAGTGATTTATATTGGGACAATTAG
- a CDS encoding methyltransferase family protein, with the protein MHKAQKMSRTSSKDIKLILISLLVIGVFCGVSYEFNIRYNYKYSYVIGVGILYLISLFIHRKALKDLGGQNWADSSIPRDGAELVTTGLYSVIRHPIYLAFILEGISVSLASPYFIGVGICECSLCFYRIKFSKEEEYLEKRYGNKYIKYKEKVKYRIIPYIY; encoded by the coding sequence ATGCATAAGGCTCAGAAAATGTCTAGGACAAGCAGTAAAGACATAAAGCTTATTTTAATTTCACTTTTAGTAATAGGCGTATTTTGTGGAGTAAGTTATGAATTCAATATAAGGTATAATTACAAATACTCATACGTAATTGGTGTTGGCATTCTCTACTTGATTTCACTTTTCATACATCGTAAAGCACTTAAAGACTTAGGAGGGCAAAATTGGGCGGATTCATCTATACCTAGGGATGGTGCAGAGTTAGTTACTACAGGCTTATACTCAGTTATAAGACATCCAATATATTTAGCATTTATATTAGAAGGGATTTCGGTTAGCTTGGCATCACCATATTTTATTGGAGTGGGAATATGTGAGTGTTCCTTGTGTTTTTATAGAATAAAGTTTTCTAAAGAAGAAGAGTATTTAGAAAAAAGGTATGGAAATAAATATATTAAGTATAAAGAAAAGGTTAAGTATAGAATTATACCTTATATATACTAA
- a CDS encoding FAD-dependent oxidoreductase, which produces MSLNNYRNVFKPIKIGNILVKNRIEVSPAEPFLASKDGYVTQEFIEWTRAMAKGGAGIVTIGDSPVNAEYAKSSPYVIDMSKDTIVNGLYTLTEVIHRYGAKASLELNLRADYTPTDMTKEKIKQVINDFADAAFRCKQAGMDMVMIHGGHGHLVAQFFSPFYNKRTDEYSTSNMENRTRFARELLDAVREKIGNDMAIEYRISADELNEHGVRIGEALEFAKIIQEKIDLIHVSVGDLYKPEAIPFMIQPTYIPQGINVNYAERFKKELNIPVTTVGSLDIDIAEQVIIEEKADMVAMIRAFIADSDFVNKAKYGEERTIRPCIRCTTCVGQSPHAYCIPIRCAVNPMNGREREFMNMPFQETKKKVVVIGGGPAGMEAARDAAKRGHKVIIMEKSDELGGFLKVASASSLKNDMRRYLQWAVNMTMESQNIEVRLNTEATVENVKAENPDAIVIAVGSKVFIPDIPGVEKKNVIWAGDIAQRKMDTGNKVIVVGAGLTGSEAALLLARKGKKVTLVDMRPLKDLDANSPAIATSTLRSMLQSEDVKTITGIKLKEISDEDAVFVDERQQEHVICCDTLVLALGVTPRTEVVNKFKELVKEVYVIGDCNNKSGNLIKATTEGFFAAMSI; this is translated from the coding sequence ATGTCATTGAATAATTATAGAAATGTATTTAAGCCTATTAAAATAGGAAATATATTAGTAAAAAATAGAATAGAAGTATCGCCAGCAGAACCATTTTTGGCATCAAAAGATGGTTATGTGACACAAGAGTTTATTGAATGGACAAGAGCTATGGCCAAAGGTGGAGCAGGAATTGTAACTATTGGAGATAGTCCTGTTAATGCAGAATATGCAAAATCATCGCCTTATGTTATTGATATGTCTAAGGATACCATAGTAAATGGGTTATATACTCTTACAGAGGTTATACATAGATATGGTGCAAAAGCATCTTTGGAGCTAAATCTAAGAGCGGATTATACACCAACAGATATGACAAAAGAAAAAATAAAACAGGTCATAAATGATTTTGCTGATGCTGCATTTCGCTGTAAGCAGGCAGGAATGGATATGGTTATGATACACGGAGGGCATGGTCACTTAGTAGCTCAATTTTTCTCTCCATTTTATAATAAACGCACAGATGAATATAGTACTTCAAATATGGAGAATAGAACAAGGTTTGCTAGAGAGCTTTTAGATGCAGTAAGAGAAAAGATAGGAAATGATATGGCAATAGAATATCGTATAAGTGCAGATGAATTAAATGAGCACGGTGTAAGAATAGGTGAAGCTTTAGAGTTTGCTAAAATTATTCAAGAGAAAATAGATCTTATACATGTTTCTGTTGGTGATTTGTACAAACCTGAAGCTATACCATTTATGATACAACCTACTTATATACCTCAAGGAATTAATGTTAATTACGCGGAGAGGTTTAAGAAAGAACTAAACATACCAGTAACTACAGTTGGATCACTTGATATAGACATAGCTGAACAAGTTATAATTGAGGAAAAAGCAGACATGGTTGCAATGATTAGAGCATTCATTGCAGATTCTGATTTTGTTAATAAGGCTAAGTATGGAGAGGAAAGAACAATAAGACCTTGTATAAGATGTACAACTTGTGTAGGACAATCACCTCATGCATATTGTATTCCTATAAGGTGTGCTGTTAATCCAATGAACGGACGAGAACGAGAATTTATGAATATGCCTTTTCAAGAGACTAAGAAGAAGGTAGTTGTTATAGGTGGAGGACCTGCAGGAATGGAGGCTGCAAGAGATGCTGCCAAAAGAGGTCACAAAGTAATTATCATGGAAAAAAGTGATGAGTTAGGTGGATTTCTTAAGGTAGCCTCAGCTAGTTCTCTAAAAAATGACATGAGAAGGTATTTACAATGGGCTGTAAATATGACTATGGAGTCCCAAAACATAGAGGTAAGATTAAATACTGAAGCCACTGTAGAAAATGTGAAAGCGGAGAATCCAGATGCCATAGTTATTGCTGTTGGGTCAAAAGTATTTATCCCTGATATACCAGGGGTAGAAAAGAAAAATGTCATATGGGCTGGTGATATAGCTCAAAGAAAAATGGATACAGGAAATAAAGTTATAGTTGTAGGGGCAGGACTTACAGGAAGTGAAGCTGCTCTGTTGCTTGCAAGGAAAGGTAAAAAAGTAACATTAGTTGATATGAGACCTCTTAAAGATTTAGATGCAAACTCTCCAGCCATAGCAACATCAACTTTAAGAAGTATGCTACAGAGTGAAGATGTAAAAACAATTACAGGAATAAAGCTTAAAGAAATATCCGATGAAGATGCAGTTTTTGTTGATGAAAGACAGCAGGAGCATGTGATATGCTGTGATACATTAGTTTTAGCACTTGGAGTAACACCACGTACAGAAGTGGTAAATAAATTTAAGGAATTAGTAAAGGAAGTATACGTAATAGGAGATTGTAATAATAAGAGTGGAAATTTAATAAAGGCTACTACCGAAGGCTTTTTTGCGGCAATGAGCATTTAG